Proteins from one Homalodisca vitripennis isolate AUS2020 chromosome 3, UT_GWSS_2.1, whole genome shotgun sequence genomic window:
- the LOC124357782 gene encoding ras association domain-containing protein 10-like has product MAGELPVWVSGQQLWVRGVDRKTTCADVISALLGRPDESYVIVERWRKVERPLGGETRLLKLWSAWGDAQRDVRLSLRRVADDDSGRGSPASVSRRKKHYRQKQQSQTIHPRRLAQLSKSQNIERLLKLILVQGETIQHQLKRLHDRDDQIDHLEEQKHRTRVGLLGSNYLLETYLGDACREDEEKENDSGVVTEQPSSENTSTPTGEDTKEDDEDPTIEEDLEAEIHDLQKRIELWEKIVKVNKRLEKEEESVLRLSVAIKRSDELSELRGELDRVKEETERNAKELEHTANSLSETDSALESRRRYLKKLQLDLEVTDVETERLTRVAEVRGKGVDPDSNSDTGLSSLHSSSEEGSYPLDTLV; this is encoded by the coding sequence ATGGCGGGCGAACTGCCAGTCTGGGTGTCGGGCCAACAACTGTGGGTGCGCGGAGTGGACCGCAAGACCACCTGTGCTGACGTCATCTCGGCGCTGCTGGGGCGTCCCGACGAAAGCTACGTCATCGTAGAGAGGTGGCGGAAGGTGGAGAGACCGTTGGGTGGAGAAACCCGACTGCTGAAGCTGTGGTCGGCATGGGGAGACGCACAGAGGGACGTGCGTCTGTCGCTGAGGAGGGTGGCAGACGACGACAGCGGTAGGGGCAGCCCGGCCAGCGTCAGCAGGCGGAAGAAGCACTACCGGCAGAAACAACAGTCGCAGACTATCCATCCGAGGAGACTTGCGCAACTGTCCAAGTCGCAAAACATCGAGAGGCTATTGAAACTGATCCTGGTGCAGGGAGAGACCATCCAGCACCAACTGAAGCGACTACACGACAGGGACGATCAGATAGACCACCTCGAGGAGCAGAAGCACCGGACGAGGGTGGGACTCCTCGGTTCCAACTACCTCCTGGAAACGTACCTGGGGGACGCGTGCAGAGAGGACGAGGAGAAGGAGAACGACAGTGGTGTAGTTACCGAGCAGCCGAGCAGCGAGAACACGAGCACTCCCACGGGAGAGGATACCAAAGAAGACGACGAAGATCCGACAATTGAAGAGGACTTGGAGGCGGAGATACACGACTTGCAGAAGAGGATAGAGCTCTGGGAGAAAATTGTTAAAGTAAACAAGCGCTTGGAGAAAGAAGAAGAATCCGTGTTGAGGCTATCTGTGGCGATCAAGCGAAGCGACGAGTTGAGCGAATTGAGGGGCGAGTTGGACCGGGTGAAGGAGGAGACGGAGAGAAATGCGAAGGAGTTAGAGCACACAGCGAACTCTCTGTCGGAGACCGACTCGGCCTTGGAGTCCAGGAGAAGGTACCTGAAGAAGCTGCAGTTGGACCTGGAAGTGACGGACGTGGAGACGGAGCGCCTGACCAGGGTGGCTGAGGTGCGAGGCAAGGGCGTGGACCCTGACTCCAACTCGGACACGGGTCTGAGTTCCCTCCACAGTAGCAGTGAGGAGGGCAGCTACCCCCTGGACACTCTAGTATGA